The genomic interval GAATGAGCTGGTCGTTCGGGTGGAGGATGAAACCGAAGCGTACCAGCTACGAGGAAAGCAAACGCTCAACGCACGCGGCATTTGGTACACGCAAGTGTCTGGAATCTGGCAAACGGTTTGGTTGGAGGAAGTTCCCAAGACTCACATCAGCGACCTCAAGTTCACCACGCGTCCGGAGACCGGGGAGATCGTGGTGCAGGCAGAGGTCGAGGGTGATACCGGGGGCCATGGGCTGGACGTGATCGTTCGAGACGGGGCAAAGGTTGTTTCTCGTGCGACGGGTAGCGTCGCCGACGGTGCCACCGCCGTGATCGCACCGGAAAGCCGCAAACTTTGGTCGCCCGATTCGCCTCATTTGTATGACATCGAGATCCAGCTGCGAGACGGCGGAAACCAAGTGGTTGACAGCGTTGTCTCCTACGCAGGCTTGCGAAGCGTCGGCAAGACACGCGATGCCGATGGACACTGGCGTTTCACTCTCAACGGAGAACCGATTTTTCATTGGGGGCCGTTGGATCAAGGCTGGTGGCCTGACGGCTTGCTGACTCCGCCGTCAGATGAAGCCATGTTGTTCGACATCGAGTGGCTCAAGAAAGCCGGTTTCAACATGATCCGCAAGCACATCAAGGTCGAGCCTCGTCGCTACTACTATCACTGTGACCGGCTGGGGATGCTGGTTTGGCAGGATCAAGTGAGCGGGGGGCCGAATCCCAAATGGACCCGATTGGATCCAGAGCCGAAGGATGCGGATGCTCAGTGGCCGGCGGCTCAACACGAACAGTTCATGTTCGAATTCGAAGAGATGATCGATAGTCTTGAGAACCATCCATCGATCGTTGTGTGGACGCCGTACAACGAGGCGTGGGGGCAGCACAAGACGATCGAGGTCGGGCAGTGGACGGTCAAACGTGATCCGTCGCGTTTGGTCAACATTGCCAGCGGTGGGAATTTCTGGCCGGTCGGCGACATCGTGGACGCTCATTCCTATCCGAACCCTGATTTCCCGTTTCACCAAGGACCCGACGGACGCTTTGATGATTACATCAAAGTGATGGGCGAGTTCGGCGGCCACGGCTACCCCGTCGCAGGGCACCTGTGGGATGCCGATCGACGCAACTGGGGGTACGGTGGGTTGCCCGAGAATGAAGCTGAGTACAAGCAACGCTACCTGACCTCACTGGACCTGCTCAACGAGTTGAGGGGCAAAGGAATCGCCGCGGGTGTTTACACGCAGACGACGGATGTCGAAGGTGAGATCAACGGCTTGATGACCTATGATCGCAAAGTCATCAAGATTCCCGCGGAGGATTTGGCCAAGTTGCACGAGCGGCTTTTTTCCAAGGCCAAGCCGAAACGGGCGGACGAGTTTCCCGCGTCAGCGTTCATCCAGGAAAAAAACGATCGAAAACCAGGGCCGGTGATGGATGCGGATACGATTCGAGCAGGTCTGGTCAGCCATGATCGCGCTTTGTTCATCAAGTCCGGTTGGATCCGAGATCCCTACATCACCCTCGGCCCGGATGGATTCTACTATTTGACTGGAACCCAGCCCAACGAAGGTGACCCGCTTGAACAACAGGATCCCTACAACATCGGCCTGGGAGACGAGAGCATCGTGGGCGGGCAAGTTCGTGTTGACAAGAGCAAGGATCTGGTCAACTGGGAGTCACTTGGGTCGGTTTTTGAACTCAAGGACACCTATCACGTCCGGAACGCGAACAAGAAGCCCAAGAAGAAACTGATCTGGGCACCGGAGGTGCACTGGATGGGAGATCGATGGGCGTTGGTTCATTGCCCCAAGAATCTTGCCAGTTTGGCATTGAGCAAAGGCAAGGATTTGAGCGGCCCCTGGAGCCATCCGATGGCGGATCGACTGGGTGATCGACATGACCCGTCTTTGTTCACCGATGATGACGGAACCGTCTATCTGTTGTGGCAGAACACGATGATTGCTCCGCTAAACAAAGACTTGACGGATTATACGGCGGAGCCGGTGCGGATTGATCCCGCCGGCACTCGTCCCGGGCCGGACGGCGAACCCATCAGCCGCATCGGGCACGAGGGGGCGACCATGATCAAAGTGGGCGGAAAGTACGTCCACCTCGGAACGGCTTGGTCGACCGATCAAGGACGCAAGGGCTCGTACAACCTGTATTACTGCGTCGCGGACGCGATTACCGGGCCGTACGGTCCGCGGCGGTTCGCCGGTCGGTTTCTCGGACACGGCACGCCTTTCCAGGATAAGGACGGTAAATGGTGGTGCACCGCTTTCTTCAACGCCAATGTCCCTCCTGTATCGTCAGAGGGGATCGAGAAAGTCGATCTGGGTGCAAACGCTCAAACCATCAACGAACAGGGCGTGACGATCGTCCCCCTGGATGTCAAAGTCCAGGCGGACGGTGATATCTATATCCGTGCCAAGGATCCAGCCTATGCGACGCCGGGACCGGATGAGGCTCAGTCGTTCGAATAGACGAACGAGATTTTCGCGAATCCCACCCCGCGAATCCGACCCGCAGGACGCGGAGTTAAAAAAAGCGGTCTAGGCAAGGTGGCGGGGCGAACCCTAGAATCCGCGCCGATTGAAACTTCGGGGATGTCTCACAAAGCATTGTTGATCGGTTGAGAGCAATCCCCGGGAGAGCGATTAGTATTGTGTCCGATACACCCTCCCGAGCATCGGGTTTGGGGCACGAATTCTACAGGCCGCGTGACGCGGATTTGTCATGAGTTTTGTTCAACGAGAGCTGCCGATCAAGATCACCTTCAGTTCGGCGGTCAAGCGACCGAAAAAGCTGCAGCAGCACATCAAACGCGTTTGGATCGCTGGCCCAGAGGACTTCATGCCCGAAGAGCTGGAGTTAGACGCGGATGACGTGGCCAGCGGCGGCGTGATGCTGGTCGAAGATTTATTACTGCCGGAAGACTGCGAAGTCGTCGATCGACGTGGTAACGATCCGGTGGTCACTGTCCCCAAAGCCAGCAAAGACAAACACCACGGTCGAGGAAGACGAGACGGTCACGACGACTACGATGACTGAAATCGCGCCAGCGGAGACCGGGGGGCAGTGGAGCGGTGATCGATCCAAGGCAAACCGAAGCGACGTGCGCCACAACCTGCTCTACAGCATGGGGGATGCATCAAGTTTTGGGGCGATGGTCGGAATGGGGGAAACCTATTTCCCTGCGTTCGCGCTCGCGGTCGGAATGAGTGAAGCATCGGCTGGATTGGTTGCCAGCCTGCCGATCATTTCCGGTGGCCTGATGCAGTTGCTGTCATTGCACCTGATGAAGTATTTTCGCAGTGAGCAGAGCTGGGTGGTGCTGTGCGCCGGCATACAAGCTGCCGCGTTCATTCCGTTGATACTGGTGGCGGCCTCTGGCGGAGTGACCATGCCGATCTTGCTCGCGATCGCGTCTCTTTATTGGGCGTCCGGTTTGGCAAGTGGCCCGGCGTGGAACACTTGGATGGACTCGATCGTGCCCACCGCGGTTCGTCCGAAGTACTTTTCCCGACGAAGCCGCTTGCAGCAAGCGTCCACATTCACAGCCTTGATTGGCAGTGGGCTGTTATTGCATTTTGCCCAGACGGGCGATTGGGTGTTGCAGGGTTTTGCGATACTGTTTGTCTTGGCTGGGATCTTTCGAATCATTTCAACCGTTTGTCTCGCGCGGCACCGCACCGATCCCCGACTCGCGAGGCGCGCGACGGGTCGTGGGCAAACCAACCACTCGGGTTCTGTCACTCGCACCGGACGGCGATTGCTCGTCTACCTGATTGTCGTGCAAGCCTGTGTTCAGATCAGTGGTCCCTTTTTTGCGCCGTACATGCTCAAGTCTTTGGAACTCAGCTATTTTCAGTACGTGTTCCTGATGTCGGTGGGATTCATGTCTCGCATCATTGCGATGTCGCGATGGACGGCGATCGCGAGTGGCTATGGTGCGTCCACGTTGTTGTGGATCGGCGCGATCGGGTTGATCCCCCTGTCGTCCTTGTGGATCTTGTCGAGCAACATGATCTGGTTGGCGATGGTTCAAGCTTGCAGTGGTGTCGCCTGGGCGGCGTACGAACTTGGGTTCTTTTTGTTGTTTTTCGAGACACTTCCGGCGGGCAAACGCACTAAGATGCTGACCTATTACAATTTTGGAAATACGGTCGCGATGTTTGCCGGCGCGTCGTTGGGTGCGTTCCTGTTGGGATGGCTCGGCTCGAATCAACAGGCTTACTATTGGTTGTTTGGGGTATCGAGTTTGGGGCGACTATTTGCAATTGGATTGCTTTTCCGGACGAAACTCAGGCCGGCGCCTGTCCATCAGTTTGCGATACGTGTGCTGGGTATTCGCCCGACCTCCGCTATCTTTGACGTACCGATCCTATCGTCGTTTCGAAACACCAAGAGGCCTGCCGTAAAGGAGGCCAGTGATGAAGCACGCGCTTGAGTTCGAGATCGAATCTCAGCCTAACGATTCGAGTTGTGGCCCCACCTGTTTGGCGGCCGTGTACCGCTATTGGGATGAATCGACGTCGATCACCGTATCGAGCTTGATTGATGAAATCGGCCAACTCACTCATGGGGGAACGTTGGCGGTTCAGTTGGGCTGTCACGGACTCAAGAGCGGCTTTGACGCGGTGATCACCACGTACAACCTGCAGGTTTTTGATCCCACTTGGTTTGGCACGGATGACGGCATCGGGGACAACACACATCTTTCAGAGAAATTACGTTGTCAATTGCAGATCAAACGCTCGCGACCAGACGTCGATCAGTTGAGATTGCAAACGGCAACAGATTTCTACTTGCAGTTTTTGTCGTTGGGCGGTCGAATTCAGATGTGTCCACTCAATGAGTCGTTGATCGTCGCATCCTTGACGCAGGATGTTCCGATCCTGTGCGGGCTCAGTGCGACCTACCTGTATCGCGAGTCTCGCGAACGATGGCAACCGATGGACGTCGCCGGTCGTACCAGCATCCCTGACGACGTCGGAGGTGACCCGACGGGCCACTTTGTGGTCTTGCACGGATACGACCCAAAAACGAAAAAGGTATTGATTGCTGACCCCTTGCCGCATGCCGGTACTAAATCGAACAAGTACGAAGCATCGCTCAGTCGCGTTGTTTCTGCCATCATGTTGGGCATCGTTACGTTCGATGCCAATCTACTTACGCTGGTTCCACGCCTTTAGCAAAACGGATAGCGCGAATAGCGCCTCTGCATGAACATTGTCATTGTTGCCGAACCCGGCGACGACTGGTTGGGACGATTTGACGGAGTCCAGACGATCACGCCGAGCGAGTTCATGTCCACAGCGGACTGGACGCTCAAGCGTGGAACGCGGATTTACAATCTTTGTCGATCGTATTCTTATCAATCGATGGGATACTACGTGTCGCTCTTGGCGGAAGCACGTGGACAACGACCGATTCCCGATGTGATGACCATCCAGGACTTGCGTGGCACGTCCGCAATTCGGCTCATTCCTCCGGCATTGGAGGAGTTGATCCAAAAGTCGCTGCGTTCCATCACAAAAGACGAGTTTGTGCTCAGTGTTTATTTCGGACAGAACGTTGCCGAAAAGTATGACCGGCTGTGCAAAGAATTATACGGAATCTTTCAGGCACCATTGCTGCGTTTCAAGTTCACGCGACGCAGCAAGTGGCGGCTCCGCTCCGCTTCTGCAATCGCACTCAACGGTGTTCCCGAGACGCACCGCGAGTTCGTTGCCAATGCCGCCAGCAATCACTTTGCTCGTCGAAGCTTGGCCCGCGTGAAACGGCAAGCCATGCGGTACGACATGGCGATTTTGCACAATCCCGACGAAGGCGAGCTTGCTCCGTCAAACGACGTGGCGATCAAAAAGATGATCAAGGCGGCGGCGAACGCGGGGATCGCGGCGGAGTTGATCACGCGGCATCAGGCGGGACGATTGCTCGAATTTGATGCCCTGTTCATTCGAGAGACCACCGCCGTTGCACACCACACCTACCGACTCGCACGACGTGCCGAAGCCGCAGGGATGGTCGTCATTGATGACCCGCTCTCGATCCTTCGTTGCACCAACAAGGTTTACCTCGCAGAGTTGCTCCA from Stieleria varia carries:
- a CDS encoding RimK family protein: MNIVIVAEPGDDWLGRFDGVQTITPSEFMSTADWTLKRGTRIYNLCRSYSYQSMGYYVSLLAEARGQRPIPDVMTIQDLRGTSAIRLIPPALEELIQKSLRSITKDEFVLSVYFGQNVAEKYDRLCKELYGIFQAPLLRFKFTRRSKWRLRSASAIALNGVPETHREFVANAASNHFARRSLARVKRQAMRYDMAILHNPDEGELAPSNDVAIKKMIKAAANAGIAAELITRHQAGRLLEFDALFIRETTAVAHHTYRLARRAEAAGMVVIDDPLSILRCTNKVYLAELLQRAKVPIPKTIVVHRWNADKVADELSFPCVLKRPDSAFSKGVVKANDAAELKLRLDEFFDDSELIIAQEYMLTDFDWRIGILDGEALFACKYHMAKGHWQIAKHSDAGVKPQFGRCDTLPVELAPAKAVSAAVKAAGLIGNGFYGVDVKEVDGKFFIIEVNDNPNLDSGVEDDVLKDKLYRIIMESFVRRIEASKQVVNHR
- a CDS encoding MFS transporter; amino-acid sequence: MTEIAPAETGGQWSGDRSKANRSDVRHNLLYSMGDASSFGAMVGMGETYFPAFALAVGMSEASAGLVASLPIISGGLMQLLSLHLMKYFRSEQSWVVLCAGIQAAAFIPLILVAASGGVTMPILLAIASLYWASGLASGPAWNTWMDSIVPTAVRPKYFSRRSRLQQASTFTALIGSGLLLHFAQTGDWVLQGFAILFVLAGIFRIISTVCLARHRTDPRLARRATGRGQTNHSGSVTRTGRRLLVYLIVVQACVQISGPFFAPYMLKSLELSYFQYVFLMSVGFMSRIIAMSRWTAIASGYGASTLLWIGAIGLIPLSSLWILSSNMIWLAMVQACSGVAWAAYELGFFLLFFETLPAGKRTKMLTYYNFGNTVAMFAGASLGAFLLGWLGSNQQAYYWLFGVSSLGRLFAIGLLFRTKLRPAPVHQFAIRVLGIRPTSAIFDVPILSSFRNTKRPAVKEASDEARA
- a CDS encoding family 43 glycosylhydrolase, giving the protein MARSMTMIPTNGSQLLRIGRLALTAYVAVAFLFLSSHANVVAAQEIVDTWQYTLRRPEGNWRQVDFKTDGWKEASGGFGTRETPNSRVGTVWATNNIWLRKSFQVDALPAKPALLIHHDESAEVFLNGVPIATLKGYSTDYQVIEIPNDKRDALRLGNNVLAVHCNQTGGGQFIDVHVIDADNVPELPEPKRSTTPFQSELITQWGADVTAENAWTEYPRPQLKRDWWTNLNGNWDYAITPVEQTQMPAQWQGKILVPYCLESKLGGVQRLLDSTEALWYHRTFTADVKDGNAVALNFEAVDYRCEVWVNGKSVGTHQGGNTPFSFDVTAALRSGENELVVRVEDETEAYQLRGKQTLNARGIWYTQVSGIWQTVWLEEVPKTHISDLKFTTRPETGEIVVQAEVEGDTGGHGLDVIVRDGAKVVSRATGSVADGATAVIAPESRKLWSPDSPHLYDIEIQLRDGGNQVVDSVVSYAGLRSVGKTRDADGHWRFTLNGEPIFHWGPLDQGWWPDGLLTPPSDEAMLFDIEWLKKAGFNMIRKHIKVEPRRYYYHCDRLGMLVWQDQVSGGPNPKWTRLDPEPKDADAQWPAAQHEQFMFEFEEMIDSLENHPSIVVWTPYNEAWGQHKTIEVGQWTVKRDPSRLVNIASGGNFWPVGDIVDAHSYPNPDFPFHQGPDGRFDDYIKVMGEFGGHGYPVAGHLWDADRRNWGYGGLPENEAEYKQRYLTSLDLLNELRGKGIAAGVYTQTTDVEGEINGLMTYDRKVIKIPAEDLAKLHERLFSKAKPKRADEFPASAFIQEKNDRKPGPVMDADTIRAGLVSHDRALFIKSGWIRDPYITLGPDGFYYLTGTQPNEGDPLEQQDPYNIGLGDESIVGGQVRVDKSKDLVNWESLGSVFELKDTYHVRNANKKPKKKLIWAPEVHWMGDRWALVHCPKNLASLALSKGKDLSGPWSHPMADRLGDRHDPSLFTDDDGTVYLLWQNTMIAPLNKDLTDYTAEPVRIDPAGTRPGPDGEPISRIGHEGATMIKVGGKYVHLGTAWSTDQGRKGSYNLYYCVADAITGPYGPRRFAGRFLGHGTPFQDKDGKWWCTAFFNANVPPVSSEGIEKVDLGANAQTINEQGVTIVPLDVKVQADGDIYIRAKDPAYATPGPDEAQSFE